The following coding sequences are from one Macaca nemestrina isolate mMacNem1 chromosome 1, mMacNem.hap1, whole genome shotgun sequence window:
- the LOC139355390 gene encoding ATPase family AAA domain-containing protein 3C-like, with translation MSKDTVNLVQMQEPTLQPEQQSKLKQLVNEENSRKQEESVQKHHQTFLASIRTSVTVFGERFRAFVTERDTVTATVVGLTLLAGGVYSAKNGRAAAARFIEAGLFKPSLVSETSRITVLEALQHPFQVVSRRLLSRPQDVLEGVVLHPSLEAQVRNMAIATRNTQKNHGLYRNVLMYGPPGTGKTLVAKNLALNLGMDYAIMTGEDLALRGREGVTAMHELFDRANTSRRGFLLFMDDADAFLRKPATEEMSNYYLRVAQNAFLNHTKERSNKFMLVLASRDPKQLHRDIHDRIDVMFYFDPPGPEERERLLRMYLDKYVLMPATEGKQRLKLAQFDYGRKCEEIAELTKGMSAREIAQLAQSWQDTAYASEDGVLTEAMLDAHVEDFVEQHQKKMRWLKREGLSSWTSTP, from the exons ATGTCGAAGGACACCGTGAATCTGGTGCAGATGCAGGAGCCGACATTGCAGCCGGAACAACAGTCCAAGCTCAAA CAACTTGTCAATGAGGAGAACTCACGGAAGCAGGAGGAGTCGGTGCAGAAACACCATCAGACCTTCTTGGCGTCCATCAG GACGTCTGTCACCGTGTTTGGGGAAAGATTCCGTGCCTTTGTGACAGAGCGGGACACAGTGACAGCCACG GTGGTTGGGCTGACGCTGCTGGCTGGCGGGGTCTACTCTGCCAAGAACGGGAGAGCCGCGGCGGCCCGCTTCATCGAGGCTGGGCTTTTCAAGCCATCCCTGGTGAGCGAGACGTCCCGCATCACGGTGCTGGAGGCGCTGCAGCACCCCTTCCAGGTA GTCAGCCGGCGGCTCCTCAGTCGGCCCCAGGACGTGCTGGAGGGTGTTGTGCTGCAT CCCAGTCTGGAAGCGCAGGTGCGCAACATGGCCATAGCAACAAGGAACACGCAGAAGAACCACGGCCTGTATAGGAATGTCCTGATGTACGGGCCGCCAGGCACCGGGAAGACGCTAGTTGCCAAG AATCTCGCCCTAAACTTGGGCATGGACTACGCCATCATGACAGGCGAGGACCTGGCCCTCAGGGGGCGGGAAGGCGTGACCGCCATGCACGAGCTGTTTGACCGGGCCAATACCAGCCGGCGCGG CTTCCTGCTCTTCATGGACGACGCGGACGCCTTCCTTCGGAAGCCAGCCACC GAGGAGATGAGCAATTACTACCTCAGAGTCGCCCAGAACGCCTTCCTAAACCACACGAAGGAGCGCAGCAACAA ATTCATGCTGGTCCTGGCCAGCCGCGACCCCAAGCAGTTACACCGGGACATCCACGACCGAATCGACGTGATGTTTTACTTCGACCCGCCCGGGCCGGAGGAGCGGGAGCGCCTGCTGAGAATGTATCTTGACAAGTATGTTCTTATGCCGGCAACAGAAGGAAAGCA GCGCCTGAAGCTGGCCCAGTTTGACTATGGGAGGAAGTGCGAGGAGATCGCTGAGCTGACGAAGGGCATGTCGGCCCGGGAGATCGCACAGCTGGCTCAGTCCTGGCAG GACACGGCGTATGCCTCCGAGGATGGGGTCCTCACCGAGGCCATGTTGGATGCCCATGTTGAAGACTTTGTCGAGCAGCACCAGAAGAAAATGCGCTGGCTGAAGAGGGAGGGCCTGTCCTCATGGACCAGCACCCCTTAA